From Penicillium psychrofluorescens genome assembly, chromosome: 1, one genomic window encodes:
- a CDS encoding uncharacterized protein (ID:PFLUO_002020-T1.cds;~source:funannotate), with product MADQNISQYKYSAMSNLVLQADRRFISRVNDEPTGDPESLAGRIGIREMGGQVARDHAPKSKKKAVGPTDIERGSIREGEDVLLREQKKRVRGQPAQQRGQGILSAADALVEGLKYRPRTPATRATYDLILTITGAHLGDVPHEVVRSAADAVLEYLKDEEMKDFDKKKEVDDLLGSSMNPKEFNELVNLGKKITDYEAQDEDEEMEGGMEEEGAELDERQGVAVVFDEEDEDDDRMGTVDEIRDDDELTDEEEADEQDRPDLEAAEELEDGDEMVIDGGMGPGDKAQDKTGLNVPAREIDAYWLQRQIGAIYSDAHTQHEKSRDALAILGDTAEGGTLRPLRDVENDLMELFDYDHPDLVAKLVTNRDKVVWVTRWRRVAEDADARNLVESEMVETGHRAILDEIRGKTRDELAERPEKKIKLDLMDVDVPSGPAEEKPPAAADGGLVGGLQPQRLINLENLVFHQGNHLMTNPNVKLPQGSTKRTFKGYEEIHVPPPKAKKEAGEKNIPTTELPDWARVGFGSSKELNRIQTKCYPSAFHDDGNLLVCAPTGSGKTNVAMLTILREIGKNRNPETGEIMLDDFKIVYISPLKALVQEQVGNLGKRLEPYGIKVAELTGDRQLTKQQIADTQVIVTTPEKFDVITRKASETSYTRLVRLIVIDEIHLLHDDRGPVIESIVSRTIRRVEQTGDPVRIVGLSATLPNYRDVGNFLRVDPVKGLFHFDGSYRPCPLKQEFIGVTDKKAIKQLKTMNDICYNKVLEQVGQRRNQMLIFVHSRKETAKTAKYIRDKALEMETIGQILRSDAASRAILSEEAESVDDPSLKDLLPYGLGIHHAGLGLADRDSVQALFADGSIQVLVCTATLAWGVNLPAHTVIIKGTQVYSPEKGSWVELSPQDVLQMLGRAGRPQYDTFGEGIIITSQAEIQYYLSLLNQQLPIESQLVSKLADNLNAEVVLGNVRTRDEGVEWLGYTYLYVRMLRSPGLYSVGADYENDDALEQKRVDLVHSAAVILERAGLVKYEKKTGRLQPTELGRISSHYYIGHNSMLTYSQHIQPSITTIELFRIFALSDEFKYIPVRQDEKLELGKLLGRVPVPVKETIDEPHCKINVLLQAYISRLKLDGLALMADMVYVTQSAGRIIRAIFEICLKKGWSSVAKTALDLCKMAEKRMWPTMSPLRQFPGCPRDILQKAERIDVPWASYFDLDPPRMGELLGMPKAGRVVCDLVSKFPRLEVQAQVQPITRSMLRVELTISPNFVWEDAVHGTAQDFWILVEDCDGEEILFHDRFLLRREFAQAEVNEHLVEFTVPITEPMPPNYFISLVSDRWMHCETKIAVSFQKLVLPERFPPHTPLLDMQRAPVKALKRADYQQLYPDWEHFNKIQTQVFKSIFDSDDNVFIGAPTGSGKTVCAELALLRHWSSAESGRAVYVAPFQELVDQRHADWEKRLGKLAGGKTIVKLTGETTADLRLLERADLVLATPAQWDVLSRQWQRRKNVQTVQLFIADELHMLGGYGGYVYEVVVSRMHYIALQTENEMRIVGLSVPLSNARDIGEWIGANKHTIYNFSPHARPVPLELHIQSYTIPHFPSLMVAMAKPTYHSILQLSPDKPALVFVPNRKQTRSTAIDLLAACAMDDDEDRFLNADADELAPILGRVQEQTLATSLSHGIGYYHEALSQTDKRIVSHLFTIGAIQVLLASRDVCWELDLTAHLVIVMNTQFYDGREHRYIDYPISEILQMFGKASRPGQDKSGRGVLMVPAVKREYYKKFLNEALPVESHLQVYLHDAFVTEVSTKTISSTQDAVDWMTYTYFYRRLLANPSFYGLSDVSHEGLSTFLSELVENTLKELSEAKIIDLDEEDDTVSPLNAAMIGTYYNISFITMQTFLLSLSARTKLKGILEIVTSATEFESIQMRRHEDHILRRVYDRVPVKMSEVAFDSPHFKALVLLQAHFSRMQLPIDLAKDQEDIIRKILNLLSACVDVLSSEGHLNAMNAMELSQMVVQAMWDRDSPLKQIPHFGTEAIQAAHEYKYASFRSIFELATNLVLCSINDIFEFMEAMNPGENKDYATLVKRLGLNNKQLAQAAGFTNEKYPDINLDFQVEEPESITSGEPAYLQVKIEREVEEDEEPDTTVHAPFYPNQKMENWWLVVGEEKTKNLLAIKRVTIGRQLELRLEYVVPTPGEHELTLYLMSDSYVGVDQAPTFTVNAAEGMEEDESEEEEEEE from the coding sequence ATGGCGGACCAAAATATTTCGCAGTACAAGTACTCGGCGATGTCCAACCTGGTTCTCCAGGCGGACCGTCGTTTCATCAGCCGCGTCAACGATGAACCCACCGGAGACCCGGAGTCCCTCGCAGGCCGCATTGGAATTCGAGAGATGGGTGGCCAGGTAGCGCGCGACCATGCGCCCAAGTCGAAAAAGAAGGCAGTCGGTCCAACAGATATTGAGCGCGGCAGCATCCGTGAAGGCGAAGACGTTCTTTTGCGAGAACAGAAAAAGCGCGTGCGCGGTCAGCCAGCGCAGCAACGAGGCCAAGGCATCCTTTCCGCCGCCGATGCACTCGTTGAAGGCTTGAAATATCGCCCTCGGACACCCGCCACACGAGCCACCTACGACCTTATCCTTACGATCACCGGTGCCCATTTGGGCGATGTCCCGCACGAAGTCGTTCGCAGTGCCGCCGATGCCGTTTTGGAATACCtgaaggacgaggagatgaaggacttcgacaaaaagaaagaggtggatgatcttctgggTAGCTCAATGAACCCGAAAGAGTTTAACGAGCTCGTCAATCTGGGCAAAAAAATTACGGACTACGAAGcccaagatgaagacgaagaaatgGAAGGCGgcatggaggaagagggcgcTGAACTCGATGAGCGCCAAGGTGTCGCTGTTGTCttcgatgaggaggatgaggatgacgaccGCATGGGAACCGTCGACGAAATCCGAGACGATGACGAGCTCaccgatgaggaagaggccgatgagCAAGATCGGCCTGATCTTGAAGCCGCCGAGGAGcttgaagatggcgatgaaatGGTCATTGATGGCGGCATGGGTCCAGGTGATAAGGCGCAGGATAAAACCGGGCTGAATGTTCCTGCTCGTGAAATTGACGCCTACTGGCTGCAGCGTCAGATCGGCGCCATATACTCGGATGCCCACACCCAGCATGAGAAATCTCGTGACGCGCTTGCGATTCTTGGTGACACCGCGGAGGGTGGCACTCTACGCCCATTGCGCGACGTCGAAAATGACTTGATGGAGCTTTTCGATTACGACCATCCCGATCTTGTTGCTAAGTTAGTCACCAATCGCGACAAGGTCGTCTGGGTCACCCGCTGGCGAAGGGTCGccgaggatgccgatgcaCGCAACCTCGTGGAGAGTGAGATGGTTGAGACCGGCCACCGGGCAatcctggacgagatccGTGGCAAAACTCGTGATGAACTTGCGGAGCGGCCCgaaaagaagatcaagcTTGACCTGATGGACGTCGACGTTCCTTCAGGGCCGGCAGAAGAGAAGCCTCCTGCAGCTGCGGACGGTGGCTTGGTCGGCGGCCTGCAGCCGCAACGGCTGATCAACTTGGAAAACCTTGTCTTTCACCAGGGCAACCACCTCATGACCAACCCCAATGTTAAACTACCCCAGGGTTCTACGAAACGGACGTTCAAGGGGTACGAGGAAATCCATGTTCCACCACCCAAAGCCAAGAAAGAGGCCGGCGAGAAGAACATCCCGACCACTGAGTTGCCTGATTGGGCGCGTGTCGGATTTGGCAGCTCCAAGGAACTGAATCGCATCCAAACCAAGTGTTACCCGTCAGCTTTCCACGACGATGGCAACCTGCTTGTTTGCGCTCCCACGGGATCTGGTAAGACCAACGTCGCTATGCTCACCATTCTTCGTGAAATTGGCAAGAACCGCAACCCCGAAACAGGAGAGATCATGCTTGATGATTTCAAGATCGTATACATCTCCCCTCTGAAGGCTCTGGTGCAAGAACAGGTCGGAAACCTTGGCAAGCGTCTCGAGCCTTACGGGATTAAGGTCGCCGAGCTTACAGGTGATCGACAACTCACAAAGCAGCAAATCGCCGACACTCAAGTCATTGTCACCACCCCTGAGAAGTTCGATGTCATCACGAGAAAGGCCTCGGAGACCAGCTATACCAGGCTCGTCCGTCTCATCGTCATCGATGAAATTCATTTGCTTCACGATGATCGTGGTCCGGTAATTGAGAGCATTGTCAGCCGGACAATCCGGCGGGTCGAGCAGACCGGAGATCCAGTGCGGATTGTTGGTCTTAGCGCTACTCTTCCAAACTACCGTGATGTCGGCAACTTTTTGCGGGTTGATCCTGTCAAGGGATTGTTCCATTTCGATGGCTCTTATCGGCCTTGTCCGCTCAAGCAGGAGTTTATTGGTGTCACCGACAAGAAAGCAATCAAACAACTCAAGACGATGAACGACATATGCTACAACAAGGTCTTGGAGCAAGTCGGCCAGCGCCGGAACCAAATGCTTATCTTCGTCCACTCCAGAAAGGAAACGGCGAAGACTGCAAAATACATCAGGGACAAGGCGCTTGAGATGGAAACTATTGGTCAGATCCTGCGCAGTGATGCTGCCAGCCGCGCTATTCTATCAGAGGAAGCTGAGTCTGTCGATGATCCTTCGTTGAAGGATCTCTTGCCTTACGGACTCGGTATTCATCATGCTGGTCTGGGACTGGCAGATCGTGATTCTGTCCAGGCTCTGTTCGCCGATGGCAGTATCCAGGTTCTCGTGTGTACAGCGACTCTGGCTTGGGGTGTCAACCTTCCCGCGCATACCGTCATTATCAAGGGAACCCAAGTTTACTCTCCCGAGAAAGGTAGCTGGGTTGAGCTGAGTCCTCAAGATGTTCTGCAGATGCTcggccgagctggccgacCTCAATACGATACATTCGGCGAAGGTATCATCATCACATCTCAAGCTGAGATCCAATACTACCTCTCGCTCCTGAACCAGCAACTGCCGATCGAATCACAATTGGTCAGCAAACTTGCGGACAATCTGAACGCCGAAGTCGTACTCGGCAATGTTCGCACCCGTGATGAGGGTGTTGAGTGGCTTGGATACACGTACCTCTATGTTCGCATGCTTCGCTCTCCTGGTTTGTATAGCGTTGGTGCCGACTACGAGAACGACGATGCCTTGGAACAGAAGCGAGTTGATCTCGTCCATTCGGCTGCCGTAATTCTTGAAAGAGCCGGGCTTGTCAAGTATGAGAAGAAAACGGGACGTCTCCAGCCGACTGAGCTTGGACGGATCTCCTCGCACTATTACATCGGCCACAACTCGATGTTGACCTACTCCCAGCACATACAgccctccatcaccaccatcgaGCTCTTCCGGATCTTCGCCCTGAGTGACGAATTCAAGTACATTCCTGTTCGCCAGGATGAGAAACTCGAGCTCGGTAAGCTTCTGGGTCGCGTGCCGGTTCCCGTCAAGGAGACTATCGATGAGCCGCATTGCAAGATTAATGTCCTGCTGCAGGCCTATATCTCGCGACTTAAGCTTGATGGTCTTGCGCTGATGGCAGATATGGTTTATGTCACGCAGTCCGCGGGGCGTATCATTCGAGCCATTTTCGAGATCTGTTTGAAGAAAGGGTGGTCCTCGGTGGCCAAGACTGCCCTTGACCTCTGCAAGATGGCCGAAAAGCGCATGTGGCCAACGATGTCCCCGCTACGTCAGTTCCCAGGCTGCCCCCGAGATATTCTGCAGAAGGCCGAGCGAATCGATGTACCGTGGGCCAGCTATTTCGATTTGGACCCCCCTCGCATGGGCGAGCTTCTGGGCATGCCAAAAGCTGGGCGGGTCGTCTGCGACCTTGTCTCCAAGTTCCCCCGCCTCGAGGTCCAGGCTCAAGTGCAACCCATAACGCGATCGATGCTGCGGGTGGAGCTCACCATCTCGCCAAATTTCGTCTGGGAAGATGCTGTCCACGGCACCGCGCAAGATTTCTGGATCCTCGTTGAAGACTGtgatggagaggagatcTTATTCCACGACCGCTTTTTGCTGCGGAGGGAATTTGCGCAGGCCGAGGTGAATGAGCATCTTGTCGAATTCACGGTCCCGATCACTGAGCCGATGCCGCCCAACTACTTCATCTCCTTGGTGTCTGATCGGTGGATGCATTGCGAGACGAAGATTGCAGTATCTTTCCAGAAGCTGGTTCTTCCTGAGCGCTTCCCTCCCCACACACCGTTGCTCGATATGCAACGTGCACCAGTCAAAGCCTTAAAGCGTGCGGACTACCAGCAGCTCTATCCCGATTGGGAGCACTTCAACAAGATCCAGACCCAGGTTTTCAAGTCCATCTTCGACTCTGACGACAATGTGTTTATTGGTGCCCCAACTGGTAGCGGCAAGACGGTCTGCGCCGAATTGGCCCTGCTACGCCACTGGTCATCGGCAGAGAGTGGCCGGGCTGTTTACGTTGCCCCCTTCCAAGAGTTGGTTGATCAACGACATGCAGACTGGGAGAAACGGCTGGGCAAGCTTGCTGGTGGCAAGACAATTGTCAAGCTTACTGGAGAGACCACGGCCGACCTGAGACTCCTTGAACGCGCTGACCTGGTCCTTGCCACGCCTGCGCAGTGGGATGTGCTGTCTCGTCAATGGCAACGACGCAAGAATGTTCAGACTGTGCAATTATTCATCGCCGATGAGCTTCACATGCTTGGTGGCTACGGCGGATATGTGTACGAAGTGGTCGTGTCTCGCATGCATTACATTGCTCTCCAGACTGAGAACGAAATGCGCATCGTTGGCCTGAGTGTGCCCCTTTCCAACGCCCGTGACATCGGCGAGTGGATCGGTGCCAACAAGCATACGATCTACAACTTCAGTCCCCATGCTCGCCCCGTGCCCCTGGAGCTTCACATCCAGTCATACACCATCCCACACTTCCCCTCTCTCATGGTCGCAATGGCCAAGCCTACCTATCATTCGATCCTACAGTTGTCTCCCGATAAGCCTGCTCTTGTCTTCGTTCCCAACCGCAAACAGACACGGTCAACTGCGATAGATCTTTTGGCTGCTTGTGCCAtggacgacgatgaggacCGCTTCTTGAacgccgatgccgatgagCTGGCTCCAATCCTCGGCCGTGTTCAAGAACAAACTCTCGCTACCTCGCTCTCTCACGGTATTGGTTATTACCATGAGGCCTTGAGTCAGACCGACAAACGCATCGTCTCCCATCTTTTCACCATTGGCGCCATCCAAGTCCTGTTGGCCTCGCGTGATGTCTGCTGGGAGCTGGACCTGACTGCTCATCTGGTAATTGTCATGAACACTCAATTCTATGACGGCCGTGAGCACCGGTACATCGATTATCCTATCAGTGAGATCTTGCAGATGTTTGGCAAAGCTTCTCGTCCCGGCCAAGACAAGAGCGGTCGTGGTGTATTAATGGTGCCGGCTGTTAAGCGTGAGTACTACAAGAAGTTTTTAAACGAGGCACTGCCCGTCGAAAGTCATCTGCAGGTGTACTTGCACGATGCCTTCGTGACCGAAGTCAGCACGAAGACCATCTCGTCGACGCAAGATGCGGTCGATTGGATGACGTACACCTACTTCTACCGGCGTCTGCTTGCCAACCCAAGTTTCTACGGTCTAAGCGATGTGAGCCATGAAGGCCTGAGCACGTTCCTGTCGGAGCTCGTGGAGAACACACTGAAGGAACTGTCCGAAGCCAAGATCATTGACttggatgaagaggatgacaCCGTTTCGCCATTGAATGCTGCTATGATTGGCACGTACTACAACATCTCTTTCATCACTATGCAGACCTTCTTGCTGTCTCTCTCGGCTCGCACAAAGCTCAAGGGCATCTTGGAAATTGTCACGTCGGCCACCGAGTTTGAGTCCATCCAGATGCGTCGTCACGAGGATCATATTCTTCGTCGTGTGTATGACCGCGTGCCTGTCAAGATGTCAGAGGTCGCATTCGACTCGCCTCACTTCAAGGCacttgttcttctccaagcGCACTTCTCCCGAATGCAGCTGCCGATCGATTTGGCCAAAGATCAAGAGGACATTATTCGCAAGATCCTCAACCTGCTCAGCGCGTGTGTCGATGTTCTTTCTTCTGAAGGTCACCTGAACGCAATGAACGCCATGGAGCTGTCGCAAATGGTGGTCCAGGCTATGTGGGATCGAGACAGTCCGCTCAAGCAAATCCCTCACTTCGGCACGGAGGCGATCCAGGCTGCTCATGAGTACAAGTATGCATCCTTCCGCTCCATTTTCGAACTAGCTACTAACCTAGTCTTGTGCAGTATCAATGACATCTTTGAATTTATGGAAGCCATGAACCCCGGCGAGAACAAGGACTACGCGACGTTGGTCAAACGCCTGGGACTCAACAACAAACAGCTGGCGCAAGCAGCAGGCTTCACGAACGAGAAGTACCCCGATATCAATCTGGATTTCCAAGTCGAAGAACCCGAGAGCATCACGTCGGGCGAGCCAGCCTACCTGCAAGTCAAGATTGAGCgtgaagtggaagaggacgaagagccCGACACCACGGTGCATGCGCCCTTTTATCCCAACCAGAAGATGGAGAATTGGTGGCTCGTGGTCGGCGAggaaaagaccaagaacCTGCTGGCTATTAAGCGGGTTACTATTGGTCGGCAGCTTGAGTTGCGCCTGGAATATGTGGTGCCCACGCCTGGCGAGCATGAGCTGACGCTGTACTTGATGAGTGATAGCTATGTTGGAGTGGATCAGGCGCCGACGTTTACAGTGAatgcggcggaggggatggaagaggatgagagtgaggaggaggaggaggaagagtga